The genomic segment ATTGTGGATTGGGGCAGGGTGCCAGGGAGGGCCGCCCCTTACTATGTCTCATCCTAGTAATGAGAGACTCTTTCTACAGCTTCTCCAGATGATGGTTCCGGTCTTGGAGGCCTTGGAGAGTCATGGTTCCTCTGCTGGGTGGGAAGAGAAGTTGAGTGGCAATGCCACTGGCCTTAAGGCAGGGATGCTGACACGGAAAGAAGGGGGATAGCCTCTGGGCCTCCAGGGGGTGCTGTGATGGGAAGGTGGCTCTCTCTGTGGAGGGGGTTAGAAACCACAGTCCTCCAGTCTTCCTTCCTTTGAAGTTGTGTAGAGGATGATAAATTAAGAGGCATATTAAATATGGGTAAAGCCAGCAGGGATGTGTGAGAcctccaggcagagagagaggaggctACGGCTTCTTTCTGAGATAATTGGAAGGAATCCACCCTTCCCAGGAGGGGGCCCCACTCAGGACCTGGCAGAACCACCAgccactgctgtttttttccctgaCCTCGAACACTGTACCCTCCTGGAAGCTGCTGGTGTCTTTGTCTCCTTCAAAGTTGGCCACAGCCACATACAAAGAGTCCTTCGGGCCATCGGCATTGGGGAAGGGGGCTGCGGCCGCTTTCTCCCTGTTTTCTACCATCTTGCCCACCATCCGTGGCCCACCTTTGTCTTGCATGTCATCTTGGCCTCCTGAGGAGCTGGAGAGAAAAGGTCTAGCTTTTGGAGGGACCAGCAGGGCCCGGCCTGGGGCGGGAGCTGCCTTACTTTCACTGGCCTCCTGCTGTGGCCCTCTGACTTCCGGGAGGGGCCTGGAGGAGGTCTTCTTGGGCGGGGGTGGTCTCCGGGGCAGGACTACGGGTCTCTGCTGGGGAGCCTCTTGGACAGGGATGGGAGCATTCTTAGGCACAGGATCTGCGGTCTTGGCTGGCTTTGGAGGGGCTCTGCAGGATGTCTCCTTTGGGCTGAGCCCATCCTGTTTGCCCATTTTGTCCTGGGCGCGGCCAGGCCCCTCCCCTGGGGGGAAGCTGCGGCTGAAGACCATGTCCTGGCCCCCGACAGCCTGGAGGCTGCTCTCTCCATCCAACGAGGCTTTTTCTTGGGACTTGGCAGGCCTGAGCTTGCTCCTGAGGTTGCAGATGTCCACTTGGTCTTCGCCCTGAGGTGGCTCTGTCCTGGGAGAAGGGGCTGGTTTTGGCCTGACCTGAGGTTTGGACTTCAAGAAGGGATTCTGGGGAATAGCTTCAGGCTTCTCCTCTGGGGGGTCAGGTTTGGACTTGGAGATGGGTCGGAGGTTGGGCTTCTTTACTTCCTTGGCCAGTACCTTGTGGCCACACTCCAGCCCCATTTCATTTTTCAGCTGGAACAACTTGCTTTTGTCAGGTTTGGGCTCTGGTCTCCTGTTGTCCCGGGCCGGGGGCGTGTGTTTGGCTGGAATCATCGGCAAAATCATGCCAGGAGGCTTCGGCGAGGAGCCCCGGAGCTGCTCCATCCTCTGGCGCTCCCTCTCCTGCAGCTCTCCTTCTGACTTGATGATGGATTCTTTCCGGGGAGGGAGGCTGGGTTTCTCCTCCAGGTGAGGGTCTGAGATCTCCTCATAGCCTGTGCATGAGGACATGTCTAAGGACGCCTTCCTCAGGCCCTCCTTACCACCCTTCCAGTCTTTGGACCATGGCATCCCAGAGTCCATGGCACCATGTGGTGCATCGGGCAGGGGTCGGGAGGGGCCAATGGCTTCACTGCCTGTGTTGTTCTCCATTGCTGCCGCATCCCCAAGCCGGAGCTGGGTCACCTCATTGGGCAAGGGAGCCAGAAAGTTTGGTCTTGAGGCATTGCTGGTCTTCTTATACTTGTCAATGAAGGTTGCTGGCGCCCATCCTTCCTTATCTTCAATCTGAATGTACCACCAGCCACTCAGGTTCTTCTCGATCACCTGGAAGGGAAGACAAAGGAAAGCACTCAGCAGGTCTGCTCTCAGGGCCAGCAGACCAGAATAGTCTGGGAGAACCCACCTGCACCTGGAGCTCTAAAAGCAGGGTCCTGCACCCAGCAGGTTCCCAGACAATGTCAATACTGGGCTATCTATGGGGACTTCCCTGTGTATCAGGGACATCTTATGTGAGGGTAGGTTCTTGCCTAATTTTGGATTCCCCCAAAAGCCGGCCCTGATACATGGACTTGGGTACAGGTGGTTGATTTGAGAGGAGATTTCAGGAAGTACAAGTGAGGAAACAGGGAAAGAGAGAACCAGTTATGAGCAGGTTGTTGCTCTGAGTTACTGGGGATTAATCTGCCAGGGATCCTCTGAGACCATGCAGAATCAAACTCATCCCAACTGGGTGGAGACACTTAACCTCCTAACTCCTAGTCCCTCCCCTACAAGACATGAACTCCCCTGCCTTTCTCGGTGGTGCCCTCAGGCAGGTGTAGGAGGTGGGAAACttccagctgcagggacctgtgTGCAGCTGCAGGCCAACTCAGGTGGGCTGGGATGCATGGCAGGAACACCAGCAGTGTCTGCCAGAAGTCTCGAGTTCAAGGCACAACCCACATATAACCAAAAACTAGCCTTCATCACTGCTCCTTTGGTTGAGCACCAGATGAAGCAGTTGGCTGGTGTTTCCAGGTTATGCTGtatgaaaaatgtgtattcttaaACACTCTAATGATTGAGGGGAAATCACTGCTGATGGAGATAAAACAAACTTTCATCTCATCTCCTTCTGCTGGGATACACACCTACTGGATGGAACAATAGGTGGAATCACCTGTATTAATGAAGACCTTATGTTTTCTGTGTCTCTTTTGTTCAGTATTGTGTGGTTGAATTCACAAACACTGAAGGTGCACCAACTGCATGTattgggctgaactgtgtcccccgcAAATTCATATACTCAAGCCCTAACCCAACCCCCTAGACCTCacaatgtgactgcatttggagatagggccttttaAGAGATAATTTAGTTAAAATGGGGTCATTAGggtaggccctaatccaatatgactggtgtcctcatagGGAGATTAGGACCCAGAGAATATACAGAAAGAAGGACGACCATGTATGAATACAGTGAcaaggcagctgtctgcaagccaaggaaagaggcctcaggagaaaccaaacctgaGGCagtctgatcttggacttctggcctccaaaactgtaagaaaactaacttctgttgtttaaatccagtctctggtattttgtGAGGGCAACTGTAGCAAACTAGTACACTGCAATTCCCCGGCAGGCTCTGCATAGGGGGAGGATCTGATTAATGCTTACAAGCACCCTGTGAGATGGGGATTATCACACCATTTGACACATGCAGAAATGAACCTCTGGTGAAGCTGAGGAACCCACAGAGCATCACATAGAAAGTCAGTGGTGGAGGTGGGCGTCAAGGCAGGTTGGTGGGCTTCAGAGCTGAGGATTTACCACTACCAGACCCTGCCTGGAAAGGGGACCCTGCTTGGAAAGGTATGAATGTACTAGGGGCAAAGAAGGTCATGGGCATGGTTCTGCTATTGCACTCTGCTACCTAGCTCAGAGAGGAATGGAGGCTACAGACCCAGTGGCAGGGCTCTGGGGTCTGCAGTTCCAGTTTCTACTTCTGGCCATTTACTGCCTGAATGGCCCTGCAAGCCACATGTCTGAGATTCCACACCACAAAATGGGGATGATGGTAAGAACAATAATACCCACTTGCAGGATTTCTAAGATGACCACATAAGCTAATGCATACAACAACACTTGTTAAATGCTGAAAGATAAATGTTACTTATTATTAAATTATagtaataaaatagagaagaataaaataatagaaaaaaggaatgaaacaaagaactgtttcttttgagaagataaacaaaatagacaaacccctagccagacttaccaagaaaaaaagtggACACAAATACaccaaatcagaaatgaaaaaagaatagtTACAaccaataccacagaaatacacagaattattagagaattctatgaaaaaatacacatcaataaattggacaacctagaagaaatggacaaattcctagaaaaatacaatcttccaagactgatccaggaagaagcagaaaatctgaacagatcaattaccagtaacaaaattgaattggtaatagaaaactcacaataaaaaaaagtcttggaccagatagcttcacagctgaattctaccaaacatttaaggaagagctaatacctatcttccttaaagtattccaaaaagttgaaaaggagggaatacttccaaactcattctatgaggccagcatcactctaataccaaaaccagacaaggacactaccaagaggaaaaaaaacaatatccctgatgaacatatgcaaaaatcctcaacaaaatattagcaaaccgaattaaaaaatacatcaaaaggatcatccatcatgaccaagtgggacttactctagggatgcaaggatggtacaatatttgtaaatcaatcattgtgatacaccatattaacaaaaagggTGAAAACCATATGATAatttcaacagatgctgaaaaagcatttgacaaaattcaacatccattcatgataaaaactctcaacaaaataggtatagagggaatgtacctcaacataataaaggccatatacaacatggcaaaaacctgaaagcttttttcctctaagatcaggaacaagacaaggatgcttactcttaccatttttatttgacatagtactggaagtcccagccatagcaatcagacaagataaagggataaaaggcatccaaattggtaaggaagaagttaaactgtcactatttgcagatgatatattatacatagaaaaccctaaagactccaccagaaaactattagaactaataatggattcagcaaagttgcaggttacaaaattaatacacagaaatatgttgcattcctatatactaaaaacgaactagcagaaagggaaatccagaaaacaattccatttacaattgtatcaaaaagaataaaatacctgggaataaacctaaccaaggacatgaaagacctgtactctgcaaactataagacacttatgTGAGAAGTTaaataagacacaaataaatggaaatctatcctatgctcatggatatggagaattaatattgtccaaatggccatcctgcccaaagcaatttacagattcagtgcaaaccctatcaaaacaccaatggcattaAAGgtcctgaatagtcaaagcatcctgagaaagaacaacagaGCTAGGGTTATGCTCCAGGGCTTCCAGCTATAccacaaagctgcagtaatcaaaacaggatgGTTTTGAtttaagaacagacccataaatcagtggaacaaataaagagcccagataaaaacccacacatatatggtaaattaatatatgataaaggagccatgaacacacaatggggaaaagatagtctcttaaATATctggtgttgggaaactggacaCCATGTCcaggagaaggaaactggattactgtctaactccacacataaaagtaaattcgaaatgcatcaaagacctgaatgtaagacataaaaccattaaactcttagaagaaaacataggcaaaagtctcttgaacctAAGTATGAGCAATATTTTCCTGCACACCTCTCCTCAGGTaaggaaagtgaaataaaaaatgaacaagtgggactacatcaaactaaaaaacttctgtacagcaaagagtaccttcagcaaaacaaaaaggcaccctacagtatgggagaacatatttgtaattgAATTATCTGCTAAGttgttaatatccaaaattaaattaagaagtcatatgactcaacactaaaaaacaaataacccaattaaaaaacgggtagaggacctgaatagacatttttccaaaaaagaaatacagatggccaataggcacatgaaaagatgctccacatcactaatcatcaggtaaatgcaaattaaaaccataatgagatatcacctcacaccagctagaaTGCCCACTATCCaaagtcaagaaataacaagtgttggcgaggatatggagaaaagggaaccctcctatgctgttggtgggaatataaattggtatagccactgtggaaagcaatatggaggtgcctcaaaaaactaaaaatagaaatactgtatgacccagtaatcctgcttataggaatttacctaaagaaaacaaaattcttgattcaaaaagatatatgtgcccgtatgtttattgctgcattatttacaatagctaagatatggaagcagccaaaacgtccatcagtagataaataaagaagaggtggtacatatacacaatggaatattattctgccataaaaaagaaaaaaatccttccatttgcaacaacacagatggacctagagggtattatgttaagtgaaataagccaggtagagaaagacaaataccatactatTTCTCTTATTTGCAggatctgaaaacaaaacaaaataaataaaatggcagtagattcatagatactgagaagtggcTGGTACTTACCATGAGgaaggagctggggtgggtgtgtagggagggtgaggggggataaaggggcacaaacatTGTCAGTCATAATatgttggtcacagggacggtagtaccgcatggagaatatagccaatgattctgtaacatcttcctatgctgacagacagtaactgcaatggaggGTGTAAGGATTCAATACAATGGGTAActgatgaaccactgtgttgtatacttgaaactaatataagattgtatattagctatacttcaaggaaaaaaaaggaagaatggttTGCAACTTGTAACTAAGtgactagatcttaattgttcccaACACTagaagaaatcattaaaaaaaaaagtattttacagCCTTAGGGGGATTTCTTCTTTCCCCTTAGTTTCTCCACGTGGATTGGGACATGCATGTTGTAAAAAttaagtctgagagacttcagcTCAGGCTCTTTAAACACCCCTACAGACAGCCATCCTTTGATGGGCTGAAGGACACTTGGCTGGACAAGTTTCTGTAGAGGTTTGGGCAGAACCAACAGTGGTGAGGCCTAGGACACACCTTCAGAAAGCCACCTTCTGCCAAGCTCACTGGGCAGCTGCCCTGGGTgcgagaggaagagggagagaggcagcagtGTCAGAGTTGGAGGGAAAACAGTGGGTACTTTGTAGGCTCTCAGAGAGTGATTACAGACCCTCCGGACGTGCCACACTTAAGCACTGACTCAATAATCACTCATCCACTCCTTATCTCTTTCAATCACCCAGAGGTTCATTCATAAAGGAATGGTTTATTAAGTACCTATTGTGGACCAGCCCCAATGCCAGGGTTATAGTCAAGAATGAAGAAAACATTCCTTGGCCTTCTGAGTTTTATGTAGGAGGCTAGTGGGGAGACAGATTTTTATTGATTCAACATTATTTATTGTaaacctaccatgtgccaggtactgtgctcgCTGTGGGGatacagaagagaaaaagatACGGTCTTTGTCCTCCTGAGGTTCTCAAATGTTAGGCAGATAAATAACAATGGGCCATCAACACCCTTGGTTCAAATCTGGAAACAGACTTGGGCTCACATCCTGGCTCTGCCAGCTTTTAGCTATATGACTTTGGACAGCACCTTTTTTCTGAGTCAGAGC from the Manis pentadactyla isolate mManPen7 chromosome 2, mManPen7.hap1, whole genome shotgun sequence genome contains:
- the SH3PXD2B gene encoding SH3 and PX domain-containing protein 2B, translated to MPPRRSIVEVKVLDVQKRRVPNKHYVYIIRVTWSSGSTEAIYRRYSKFFDLQMQMLDKFPMEGGQKDPKQRIIPFLPGKILFRRSHIRDVAVKRLIPIDEYCKALIQLPPYISQCDEVLQFFETRPEDLNPPKEEHVGKKKSGGDLTSVDPMVLDQYVVVADYQKQESSEISLSVGQVVDIIEKNESGWWFVSTAEEQGWVPATCLEGQDGVQDEFSLQSEEEEKYTVIYPYTAHDQDEMNLERGAVVEVIQKNLEGWWKIRYQGKEGWAPASYLKKSSGEPLPPKLGPGSSAHAGILDLDGVSRQQNSVGREKELLNNQRDRRFEGRPAPDSDIKQRSPKMRQRPPPRRDMTIPRGLNLPKPPIPPQVEEEYYTIAEFQTTIPDGISFQAGLKVEVIEKNLSGWWYIQIEDKEGWAPATFIDKYKKTSNASRPNFLAPLPNEVTQLRLGDAAAMENNTGSEAIGPSRPLPDAPHGAMDSGMPWSKDWKGGKEGLRKASLDMSSCTGYEEISDPHLEEKPSLPPRKESIIKSEGELQERERQRMEQLRGSSPKPPGMILPMIPAKHTPPARDNRRPEPKPDKSKLFQLKNEMGLECGHKVLAKEVKKPNLRPISKSKPDPPEEKPEAIPQNPFLKSKPQVRPKPAPSPRTEPPQGEDQVDICNLRSKLRPAKSQEKASLDGESSLQAVGGQDMVFSRSFPPGEGPGRAQDKMGKQDGLSPKETSCRAPPKPAKTADPVPKNAPIPVQEAPQQRPVVLPRRPPPPKKTSSRPLPEVRGPQQEASESKAAPAPGRALLVPPKARPFLSSSSGGQDDMQDKGGPRMVGKMVENREKAAAAPFPNADGPKDSLYVAVANFEGDKDTSSFQEGTVFEVREKNSSGWWFCQVLSGAPSWEGWIPSNYLRKKP